A single window of Hylaeus volcanicus isolate JK05 chromosome 8, UHH_iyHylVolc1.0_haploid, whole genome shotgun sequence DNA harbors:
- the LOC128881310 gene encoding TATA element modulatory factor isoform X1 has protein sequence MSWFDATGFANLAKSALKGAQKTIDKALDIKDEDQKPVESHTEDTSDFFSNWGLKGEEDVDHREKSKDSKQEAASSIWGSFTGSFFESPKFNEEENGQNRITHSRSLQSTSVGIEQKTKLTYSSSFPDDYKTKSSNSWKNSKQTNKDCDEKDAADIIQNDPSQDITEASTSDSLKQSESLDRIVSENVISDDDDKTKDRLSTNAEKHDCIEEPLDKNETTVTNEQNSESECDKIDSCELSSCIDGNALNRISYVSSENDKKSLESVEILGSRSNTDCTTTPESDGNSLSNSASPSVMGVKVDSESVEILPESPVTSPSSVEILGDWKSDSSPYLSPIDSRRTESSSVLDRGDSVTPCWEDSSATQSGNKEENQEYPSSSDISPYESPVEDAKTPRDDSCMSSVNSTSSTGTYPGGSSSYLSKTLSSSGGHNVKSFTSENMEIMPYYPDEPEEASLAEDSYTSASESTLTTILETLQQKEQVKGKMEIPDSVLPSGKMYDSCSDGKPALMTSYTDTSLNLSLDSLKDKHNLHLPIEAITTQPIRKLAEYLDGTSKETDRKNLGIKSLISATIEPAVPELEQYPADEAVLSHSLKSDILEGVDQHLMSTDSSCEGTLIESSSEDNPSLLHKTEGKISETPLTSSSYVKTMLADAMIEKSEIVEIEGQAVDVPRENSPISSESRSDLVKIGSDQTSGHTSGDELETTTSSDIEIISRYSPNGDSSSTQSRQSLVKLQSTKSGDLLTKTLKARGHSRELSEISVGSDEGNLEIETLLKRVQEMTEILEARESKLLDVSRMNMELHEQNTNLKKQLDSFEKHAEQSQHLNQIADEYTQRLSALERKFQQAIRERDLLRKNLDQLKVEAATRLSSQEMYSLSAEKDEIIKELREEGEKLSKQQLQHSNIIKKLRMKEKENDALIKSQKEQMEEQTSELERLKRSLHAKEEVERSQIEAVHTLTAKTKKQEKEILTLQEKLDNALHKMDAYKKSLDAAKMDLTETKKLLAVTETELKDATNSAGESCQLLAQVEELKVKLRESEEMRVKKEEFLKHENSELLKRLEAAEARSEELSESVSMATKTLLRQLEQLQANLTHKSNSFMKQEKALSEKNIELQTKVENLIEMERYLKEENVNLKSKISQLESKLAAKETERTRLQESYDELMIKKEKLIEQNVRHRQMMESLEQSHSSQVMELNKEIVALENKLAAEKAATDAEKKKNHAMSEQRRNIDGNERLSSTTVEEEDSINAINSIWPLYHSATEDSSERYAMGYDSRIRAGSSSTSIFENLQSQLKQKDGEIQQLQWELSRRNTERDALNTELSTLTLKIEELNNKVSNVTILNESLQEIQTRYDALLQMYGEKMEENQELRLDLADIKEMYKTQIDELLKRDT, from the exons CAGAAAACTATCGACAAAGCATTAGATATCAAAGACGAAGATCAAAAACCTGTAGAAAGTCATACAGAGGATACATCAGACTTTTTCTCAAATTGGGGATTGAAGGGTGAAGAAGATGTCGATCATCGTGAAAAAAGCAAGGATTCTAAACAAGAAGCAGCAAGCAGCATATGGGGCAGCTTCACTGGATCTTTCTTCGAATCTCCAAAAtttaacgaagaagaaaatggtCAAAACCGTATTACTCACTCGAGATCTCTACAAAGCACGTCTGTTGGAATTGAACAAAAAACCAAGCTTACATATTCGTCATCCTTCCCAGATGATTACAAGACTAAGAGTTCGAATTCATGGAAGAATTCCAAACAAACGAACAAAGATTGCGACGAGAAAGATGCCGCCGACATAATTCAAAATGATCCTTCTCAAGATATTACCGAAGCATCGACTTCCGACTCGTTGAAGCAATCGGAGTCACTGGACAGGATCGTTTCGGAGAATGTAATTTCCGATGACGATGATAAAACGAAAGATCGCCTGAGTACTAACGCGGAAAAACACGACTGCATCGAAGAACCCTTGGATAAAAACGAAACTACTGTTACAAACGAACAGAACAGCGAATCGGAATGCGACAAGATAGACTCTTGCGAGCTTAGTTCGTGCATCGATGGAAACGCGTTGAACAGGATTTCCTACGTGTCATCGGAGAACGATAAGAAGAGTCTGGAGAGCGTCGAGATCCTTGGTTCTCGGTCGAACACAGATTGCACCACCACACCTGAATCAGATGGCAATTCTCTTAGTAACTCGGCAAGTCCTTCTGTAATGGGCGTTAAAGTGGACTCCGAATCAGTGGAGATACTACCAGAGAGCCCAGTAACGTCCCCGAGTTCTGTAGAAATTTTAGGCGATTGGAAAAGTGATAGCAGTCCCTATTTATCACCGATAGACTCAAGGCGCACTGAATCGTCCTCTGTATTGGACAGGGGAGATTCAGTGACACCTTGCTGGGAAGACAGCAGCGCTACGCAGAGtggaaataaagaagaaaatcaagAGTATCCGTCCTCTTCTGATATTTCCCCGTACGAATCTCCAGTGGAAGATGCGAAAACTCCACGCGATGATTCGTGCATGAGTAGCGTGAACAGTACCTCATCGACAGGAACTTATCCTGGAGGATCAAGCTCGTATTTAAGCAAGACCTTATCGTCCTCGGGTGGGCATAATGTAAAATCTTTCACGTCGGAAAACATGGAAATTATGCCCTACTATCCAGATGAACCAGAGGAAGCGAGTTTGGCCGAAGATTCTTATACTTCCGCTTCTGAGAGTACGCTCACGACTATATTAGAAACATTGCAACAAAAAGAACAAGTCAAAGGTAAAATGGAGATACCCGATAGCGTTCTTCCAAGTGGAAAAATGTACGATTCGTGTTCGGATGGGAAACCAGCTTTGATGACGAGTTACACAGATACGAGTTTAAATTTAAGTCTGGATTCCTTAAAagataaacataatttacatttgcCAATCGAAGCGATTACCACGCAGCCTATCCGTAAACTGGCCGAATATCTTGATGGAACGAGCAAAGAAACGGATAGAAAAAATCTCGGTATAAAATCTTTGATAAGCGCAACCATAGAGCCAGCAGTACCAGAATTGGAGCAATATCCTGCCGACGAAGCTGTTTTATCGCATTCTTTAAAGTCGGATATCCTGGAAGGTGTGGATCAACATCTAATGTCGACAGACTCAAGCTGCGAGGGAACCTTAATCGAGAGCAGTTCAGAAGATAATCCGTCGTTACTTCATAAAACGGAAGGAAAAATTTCAGAGACGCCTTTAACATCTAGCTCGTACGTTAAGACAATGTTAGCAGATGCGATGATCGAAAAGAGTGAGATCGTCGAGATTGAAGGACAGGCCGTTGATGTCCCTCGAGAGAATTCCCCTATTTCCTCAGAAAG TCGGTCCGATCTGGTTAAAATTGGTTCGGATCAAACGAGCGGTCATACCAGTGGGGACGAATTAGAAACGACAACTTCCAGCGACATTGAAATCATATCCAGGTACAG tCCAAATGGCGATTCGAGCTCGACACAGTCGCGACAAAGCCTGGTAAAGTTGCAATCAACGAAAAGTGGCGATCTCTTGACGAAAACTTTAAAGGCCAGAGGACATTCGAGGGAACTGAGCGAAATTAGCGTGGGATCCGATGAAGGGAACCTCGAGATAGAGACGTTGCTAAAGCGTGTACAGGAGATGACAGAAATATTAGAAGCCAGAGAATCGAAGCTCCTCGACGTGAGCAGGATGAACATGGAATTACATGAGCAAAAcaccaatttaaaaaa GCAACTCGACAGCTTTGAAAAACACGCGGAACAAAGTCAACATTTGAATCAAATCGCTGACGAATACACTCAACGATTGTCCGcgttagaaagaaaattccagCAAGCAATACGAGAACGAGATTTATTGAGAAAGAATTTGGATCAATTAAAAGTGGAAGCAGCTACGCGTTTGTCATCTCAAGAAATGTATTCCTTAAGCGCAGAAAAAGACGAGATCATTAAGGAGCTTAGGGAGGAAGGAGAAAAATTGAGCAAGCAACAGCTTCAAcatagtaatattattaaaaaattacgaatgaaggaaaaagaaaacgatgcTTTGATAAAGAGTCAAAA GGAGCAAATGGAAGAGCAGACTTCGGAATTAGAACGTTTGAAAAGATCGTTGCATGCGAAAGAAGAAGTCGAGCGATCCCAAATAGAGGCTGTCCATACATTGACAgcgaaaacgaagaaacaagaaaaagagattttgactttacaagaaaaattagataatGCTCTGCATAAGATGGATGCCTATAAGAAAAGTTTAGATGCTGCGAAAAT GGATCTAAccgaaacaaagaaacttttagCAGTGACGGAAACGGAATTAAAAGACGCAACAAACAGCGCTGGGGAATCGTGCCAGCTTCTTGCGCAAGTGGAAGAACTGAAAGTTAAATTACGAGAATCAGAGGAAATGCGCGTCAA AAAAGAAGAGTTCCTTAAGCATGAGAACAGTGAGCTACTGAAACGTCTAGAGGCTGCCGAAGCCAGAAGCGAAGAACTCTCGGAGTCGGTATCGATGGCTACGAAAACACTACTAAGGCAGTTGGAGCAACTTCAAGCGAACCTGACGCACAAGTCCAACAGCTTCATGAAACAGGAAAAAGCTTTGTCGGAAAAGAATATTGAATTGCAGAcaaaagtggaaaatttaatcgagATGGAACGCTATttgaaagaggaaaatgtTAACTTGAAATCAAAAATATCTCAGTTAGAATCAAAACTCGCTGCTAAAGAAACTGAAAGGACACGATTGCAGGAATCGTATGACGAATTGATGATAAAAAAGGAGAAGTTAATCGAACAGAATGTCCG GCATCGACAAATGATGGAATCGCTTGAACAATCACATTCTTCGCAAGTAATGGAGTTGAATAAAGAGATCGTTGCGTTAGAGAATAAACTGGCAGCTGAGAAAGCAGCCACGGATgcggaaaagaagaaaaatcacgCGATGTCCGAGCAACGACGAAATATCGATGGCAACGAACGACTCAGTTCTACCACTGTTGAAGAGGAAGACTCAATAAACGCTATAAACAGTATTTGGccg TTGTACCATTCTGCTACCGAAGACAGTTCTGAAAGATACGCGATGGGGTACGATAGTAGGATCAGAGCAGGATCGAGTAGCACTTCCATATTTGAGAATTTGCAGTCGcaactgaaacaaaaagacG gTGAAATACAGCAACTTCAGTGGGAGTTATCGCGTCGTAACACGGAGAGAGACGCGCTCAACACTGAACTGTCTACGTTAACCTTAAAGatcgaagaattaaataataaagtatcgaacgttacaattttaaatgaaagtttgcAGGAGATACAAACACGATACGACGCGTTGTTACAAATGTACGGTGAGAAAATGGAGGAAAATCAAGAATTGCGTTTGGATCTCGCtgatattaaagaaatgtacAAAACGCAGATCGATGAACTTTTGAAACGAGACACTTGA
- the LOC128881310 gene encoding TATA element modulatory factor isoform X2 — protein MSWFDATGFANLAKSALKGAQKTIDKALDIKDEDQKPVESHTEDTSDFFSNWGLKGEEDVDHREKSKDSKQEAASSIWGSFTGSFFESPKFNEEENGQNRITHSRSLQSTSVGIEQKTKLTYSSSFPDDYKTKSSNSWKNSKQTNKDCDEKDAADIIQNDPSQDITEASTSDSLKQSESLDRIVSENVISDDDDKTKDRLSTNAEKHDCIEEPLDKNETTVTNEQNSESECDKIDSCELSSCIDGNALNRISYVSSENDKKSLESVEILGSRSNTDCTTTPESDGNSLSNSASPSVMGVKVDSESVEILPESPVTSPSSVEILGDWKSDSSPYLSPIDSRRTESSSVLDRGDSVTPCWEDSSATQSGNKEENQEYPSSSDISPYESPVEDAKTPRDDSCMSSVNSTSSTGTYPGGSSSYLSKTLSSSGGHNVKSFTSENMEIMPYYPDEPEEASLAEDSYTSASESTLTTILETLQQKEQVKGKMEIPDSVLPSGKMYDSCSDGKPALMTSYTDTSLNLSLDSLKDKHNLHLPIEAITTQPIRKLAEYLDGTSKETDRKNLGIKSLISATIEPAVPELEQYPADEAVLSHSLKSDILEGVDQHLMSTDSSCEGTLIESSSEDNPSLLHKTEGKISETPLTSSSYVKTMLADAMIEKSEIVEIEGQAVDVPRENSPISSESRSDLVKIGSDQTSGHTSGDELETTTSSDIEIISSPNGDSSSTQSRQSLVKLQSTKSGDLLTKTLKARGHSRELSEISVGSDEGNLEIETLLKRVQEMTEILEARESKLLDVSRMNMELHEQNTNLKKQLDSFEKHAEQSQHLNQIADEYTQRLSALERKFQQAIRERDLLRKNLDQLKVEAATRLSSQEMYSLSAEKDEIIKELREEGEKLSKQQLQHSNIIKKLRMKEKENDALIKSQKEQMEEQTSELERLKRSLHAKEEVERSQIEAVHTLTAKTKKQEKEILTLQEKLDNALHKMDAYKKSLDAAKMDLTETKKLLAVTETELKDATNSAGESCQLLAQVEELKVKLRESEEMRVKKEEFLKHENSELLKRLEAAEARSEELSESVSMATKTLLRQLEQLQANLTHKSNSFMKQEKALSEKNIELQTKVENLIEMERYLKEENVNLKSKISQLESKLAAKETERTRLQESYDELMIKKEKLIEQNVRHRQMMESLEQSHSSQVMELNKEIVALENKLAAEKAATDAEKKKNHAMSEQRRNIDGNERLSSTTVEEEDSINAINSIWPLYHSATEDSSERYAMGYDSRIRAGSSSTSIFENLQSQLKQKDGEIQQLQWELSRRNTERDALNTELSTLTLKIEELNNKVSNVTILNESLQEIQTRYDALLQMYGEKMEENQELRLDLADIKEMYKTQIDELLKRDT, from the exons CAGAAAACTATCGACAAAGCATTAGATATCAAAGACGAAGATCAAAAACCTGTAGAAAGTCATACAGAGGATACATCAGACTTTTTCTCAAATTGGGGATTGAAGGGTGAAGAAGATGTCGATCATCGTGAAAAAAGCAAGGATTCTAAACAAGAAGCAGCAAGCAGCATATGGGGCAGCTTCACTGGATCTTTCTTCGAATCTCCAAAAtttaacgaagaagaaaatggtCAAAACCGTATTACTCACTCGAGATCTCTACAAAGCACGTCTGTTGGAATTGAACAAAAAACCAAGCTTACATATTCGTCATCCTTCCCAGATGATTACAAGACTAAGAGTTCGAATTCATGGAAGAATTCCAAACAAACGAACAAAGATTGCGACGAGAAAGATGCCGCCGACATAATTCAAAATGATCCTTCTCAAGATATTACCGAAGCATCGACTTCCGACTCGTTGAAGCAATCGGAGTCACTGGACAGGATCGTTTCGGAGAATGTAATTTCCGATGACGATGATAAAACGAAAGATCGCCTGAGTACTAACGCGGAAAAACACGACTGCATCGAAGAACCCTTGGATAAAAACGAAACTACTGTTACAAACGAACAGAACAGCGAATCGGAATGCGACAAGATAGACTCTTGCGAGCTTAGTTCGTGCATCGATGGAAACGCGTTGAACAGGATTTCCTACGTGTCATCGGAGAACGATAAGAAGAGTCTGGAGAGCGTCGAGATCCTTGGTTCTCGGTCGAACACAGATTGCACCACCACACCTGAATCAGATGGCAATTCTCTTAGTAACTCGGCAAGTCCTTCTGTAATGGGCGTTAAAGTGGACTCCGAATCAGTGGAGATACTACCAGAGAGCCCAGTAACGTCCCCGAGTTCTGTAGAAATTTTAGGCGATTGGAAAAGTGATAGCAGTCCCTATTTATCACCGATAGACTCAAGGCGCACTGAATCGTCCTCTGTATTGGACAGGGGAGATTCAGTGACACCTTGCTGGGAAGACAGCAGCGCTACGCAGAGtggaaataaagaagaaaatcaagAGTATCCGTCCTCTTCTGATATTTCCCCGTACGAATCTCCAGTGGAAGATGCGAAAACTCCACGCGATGATTCGTGCATGAGTAGCGTGAACAGTACCTCATCGACAGGAACTTATCCTGGAGGATCAAGCTCGTATTTAAGCAAGACCTTATCGTCCTCGGGTGGGCATAATGTAAAATCTTTCACGTCGGAAAACATGGAAATTATGCCCTACTATCCAGATGAACCAGAGGAAGCGAGTTTGGCCGAAGATTCTTATACTTCCGCTTCTGAGAGTACGCTCACGACTATATTAGAAACATTGCAACAAAAAGAACAAGTCAAAGGTAAAATGGAGATACCCGATAGCGTTCTTCCAAGTGGAAAAATGTACGATTCGTGTTCGGATGGGAAACCAGCTTTGATGACGAGTTACACAGATACGAGTTTAAATTTAAGTCTGGATTCCTTAAAagataaacataatttacatttgcCAATCGAAGCGATTACCACGCAGCCTATCCGTAAACTGGCCGAATATCTTGATGGAACGAGCAAAGAAACGGATAGAAAAAATCTCGGTATAAAATCTTTGATAAGCGCAACCATAGAGCCAGCAGTACCAGAATTGGAGCAATATCCTGCCGACGAAGCTGTTTTATCGCATTCTTTAAAGTCGGATATCCTGGAAGGTGTGGATCAACATCTAATGTCGACAGACTCAAGCTGCGAGGGAACCTTAATCGAGAGCAGTTCAGAAGATAATCCGTCGTTACTTCATAAAACGGAAGGAAAAATTTCAGAGACGCCTTTAACATCTAGCTCGTACGTTAAGACAATGTTAGCAGATGCGATGATCGAAAAGAGTGAGATCGTCGAGATTGAAGGACAGGCCGTTGATGTCCCTCGAGAGAATTCCCCTATTTCCTCAGAAAG TCGGTCCGATCTGGTTAAAATTGGTTCGGATCAAACGAGCGGTCATACCAGTGGGGACGAATTAGAAACGACAACTTCCAGCGACATTGAAATCATATCCAG tCCAAATGGCGATTCGAGCTCGACACAGTCGCGACAAAGCCTGGTAAAGTTGCAATCAACGAAAAGTGGCGATCTCTTGACGAAAACTTTAAAGGCCAGAGGACATTCGAGGGAACTGAGCGAAATTAGCGTGGGATCCGATGAAGGGAACCTCGAGATAGAGACGTTGCTAAAGCGTGTACAGGAGATGACAGAAATATTAGAAGCCAGAGAATCGAAGCTCCTCGACGTGAGCAGGATGAACATGGAATTACATGAGCAAAAcaccaatttaaaaaa GCAACTCGACAGCTTTGAAAAACACGCGGAACAAAGTCAACATTTGAATCAAATCGCTGACGAATACACTCAACGATTGTCCGcgttagaaagaaaattccagCAAGCAATACGAGAACGAGATTTATTGAGAAAGAATTTGGATCAATTAAAAGTGGAAGCAGCTACGCGTTTGTCATCTCAAGAAATGTATTCCTTAAGCGCAGAAAAAGACGAGATCATTAAGGAGCTTAGGGAGGAAGGAGAAAAATTGAGCAAGCAACAGCTTCAAcatagtaatattattaaaaaattacgaatgaaggaaaaagaaaacgatgcTTTGATAAAGAGTCAAAA GGAGCAAATGGAAGAGCAGACTTCGGAATTAGAACGTTTGAAAAGATCGTTGCATGCGAAAGAAGAAGTCGAGCGATCCCAAATAGAGGCTGTCCATACATTGACAgcgaaaacgaagaaacaagaaaaagagattttgactttacaagaaaaattagataatGCTCTGCATAAGATGGATGCCTATAAGAAAAGTTTAGATGCTGCGAAAAT GGATCTAAccgaaacaaagaaacttttagCAGTGACGGAAACGGAATTAAAAGACGCAACAAACAGCGCTGGGGAATCGTGCCAGCTTCTTGCGCAAGTGGAAGAACTGAAAGTTAAATTACGAGAATCAGAGGAAATGCGCGTCAA AAAAGAAGAGTTCCTTAAGCATGAGAACAGTGAGCTACTGAAACGTCTAGAGGCTGCCGAAGCCAGAAGCGAAGAACTCTCGGAGTCGGTATCGATGGCTACGAAAACACTACTAAGGCAGTTGGAGCAACTTCAAGCGAACCTGACGCACAAGTCCAACAGCTTCATGAAACAGGAAAAAGCTTTGTCGGAAAAGAATATTGAATTGCAGAcaaaagtggaaaatttaatcgagATGGAACGCTATttgaaagaggaaaatgtTAACTTGAAATCAAAAATATCTCAGTTAGAATCAAAACTCGCTGCTAAAGAAACTGAAAGGACACGATTGCAGGAATCGTATGACGAATTGATGATAAAAAAGGAGAAGTTAATCGAACAGAATGTCCG GCATCGACAAATGATGGAATCGCTTGAACAATCACATTCTTCGCAAGTAATGGAGTTGAATAAAGAGATCGTTGCGTTAGAGAATAAACTGGCAGCTGAGAAAGCAGCCACGGATgcggaaaagaagaaaaatcacgCGATGTCCGAGCAACGACGAAATATCGATGGCAACGAACGACTCAGTTCTACCACTGTTGAAGAGGAAGACTCAATAAACGCTATAAACAGTATTTGGccg TTGTACCATTCTGCTACCGAAGACAGTTCTGAAAGATACGCGATGGGGTACGATAGTAGGATCAGAGCAGGATCGAGTAGCACTTCCATATTTGAGAATTTGCAGTCGcaactgaaacaaaaagacG gTGAAATACAGCAACTTCAGTGGGAGTTATCGCGTCGTAACACGGAGAGAGACGCGCTCAACACTGAACTGTCTACGTTAACCTTAAAGatcgaagaattaaataataaagtatcgaacgttacaattttaaatgaaagtttgcAGGAGATACAAACACGATACGACGCGTTGTTACAAATGTACGGTGAGAAAATGGAGGAAAATCAAGAATTGCGTTTGGATCTCGCtgatattaaagaaatgtacAAAACGCAGATCGATGAACTTTTGAAACGAGACACTTGA